One part of the Microbulbifer sp. THAF38 genome encodes these proteins:
- the rdgB gene encoding RdgB/HAM1 family non-canonical purine NTP pyrophosphatase — MLKRIVLASGNAGKLREFSQLFNSWDIEVLPQSELGVSDAEETGLSFIENALIKARHASRISGLPALADDSGLAVDALGGAPGIYSARYSGEGATDARNNSKLLEALNGVEEARRSASFHCALAFVRSFDDPVPLVCSAQWRGRILDKPAGEQGFGYDPLFFVDSEGMTSAQMPRELKNRISHRAQAVAAFESMWREMMLGAHLAK, encoded by the coding sequence ATGTTAAAAAGAATTGTTCTAGCCAGCGGCAACGCCGGCAAATTGCGCGAGTTTTCCCAACTCTTCAACAGCTGGGATATTGAGGTTCTGCCCCAATCTGAGCTCGGCGTTAGCGACGCGGAGGAGACCGGGCTCAGCTTCATTGAAAATGCTTTGATCAAGGCGCGCCATGCCAGCCGGATCAGTGGCCTTCCTGCGTTGGCCGATGACTCTGGATTGGCGGTGGATGCGCTCGGTGGTGCGCCGGGTATCTATTCGGCGCGATATTCCGGCGAGGGGGCCACGGATGCACGCAATAACAGCAAACTGCTTGAGGCTTTAAATGGCGTTGAAGAGGCGCGCCGTAGCGCCAGCTTCCATTGTGCCCTGGCCTTTGTTCGCAGTTTCGATGATCCCGTCCCCCTGGTGTGCAGCGCTCAGTGGCGCGGCCGAATACTCGACAAGCCCGCCGGTGAACAGGGCTTCGGCTACGATCCGCTGTTCTTCGTGGATAGCGAGGGTATGACTTCTGCGCAGATGCCGAGAGAGCTGAAAAACCGTATCAGCCACCGCGCCCAGGCAGTGGCGG
- a CDS encoding DUF4426 domain-containing protein, which produces MNRIVNVAAALALFFLAAGAMAQQARVIKNYEDFGDYRVIFSVFNSDFIQPDIAQQYQLVRAKDRAYVNVSVVKKDGGTKGLSAEMSGNATNLIQQSRPLKFKEIREGDAVYYLAPLRYENEETLTFNVDVTLPNGKKETISFRRKL; this is translated from the coding sequence GTGAACCGCATCGTTAATGTCGCTGCCGCTCTGGCGCTATTCTTTCTGGCCGCTGGTGCCATGGCACAACAGGCCCGCGTTATTAAGAATTACGAGGACTTCGGAGATTACCGGGTGATTTTCTCGGTGTTCAACAGCGACTTTATCCAGCCCGACATCGCCCAGCAGTACCAGCTGGTGAGGGCTAAAGACCGCGCTTACGTCAATGTCTCTGTGGTGAAAAAAGATGGTGGTACCAAGGGCCTCAGCGCGGAGATGTCCGGCAATGCGACAAATCTGATTCAGCAGTCGCGACCGCTGAAGTTTAAAGAAATCCGCGAGGGCGATGCGGTCTACTACCTGGCGCCCTTGCGCTATGAGAATGAGGAGACCCTCACGTTCAACGTGGATGTGACCCTACCCAATGGCAAGAAAGAGACGATTTCCTTTCGCCGCAAACTCTAG